Genomic window (Lycium barbarum isolate Lr01 chromosome 2, ASM1917538v2, whole genome shotgun sequence):
GAGAATCCATTATTTCTTGGTTGTGAATATCTAAACTGGTTGTTCACTATTCAAGATTCTTGTTTAGACAATTCAGACCATCCATACATAATCTTTAATTTAAGATTGAAATTCTTCCATATTTATTGCTAAAATAATGTTCCAGGGAGCTAAGGTTCAAAatatggaagaaagaagtgttTTCACGACTCTCCAGTCAATTATGCTCCACTTAATCCCTATTTCATGGCAACATCTCTTTCCGGCTAAGGAATGGGAAATCTTTGAATCAAGTTTTCATTTTATCCGGAAAAGCTCCTTTCCAGCTGACGCTGTCAGTCCGTTAACAACCGTATAGGTCAGTACAGGAAGGGCACGCGAAATAGACAAGTACTTACTAGCCTAGTGTAGTAGTTTTTTCATCTTCCTTTTATTTTACTTTACCTTAGTGAAAATTCATTTTTAAAAGTTACTAGGTAATTTGTGAAGAGGTTTATAAAGGTGACAAGCTTGACTGAAAGCTTTTATCTTAGGAGGAAAAACTAAATATGCCTGAGCAGTCTtgatattggttggtttgaggttTCGTTAGTTTTATACTAACAAGCAAGCTTCGGCGACTGCTCGACCTAGCGTGTTAGTCCTAGTACTATAGGGAAGGCCTATGCGAAGAAAAGGCTTGCCTATCATCAAAGCAAGCCCAAGGCTTTCTAGGTTTGTCCAAATTCAAAGCCCGTCAAAGGCCTATGAAATCATGCATAGGATCCAAGCTCATCCAAATGATGTTCAGTGGGCGTTTAGCTCTGGCCCATGATCCAAGAGACCCGGAACTAGTTAATCATGCTATCATTACCTTCTAACCAATCGGCCAATCACGCTATCCCTACCTTTCAACCAACCTTTTCGATTCAGTTTCTGCAGCTGTACATAATCTCGGACCCGATGGATGCCTACAGAAAAATTTGTTTTCCAGCAGTGATGGCGAGAATCCGCAAAATgatgttctttcttctttttgtgtTCTTTCTAAATCGAGCTATGCGAGGGAAAGCTCAGCTTCTATTCTGTCGCAAAAGGGGGCGCTTTCTTCCCCCTAAAATGCCAGTTCCACCATCAGGGCCTAGCAAGAAGCATGATTCTATTCCAAAGCTTTGTTTCATTCCAGCAATAGTATTCTATGGTTCGAAGCGTTGTGTTCCATCTGGCGCGAAGCTTCTCCATATCTAGTATAGTGGAGGTCTTACATGTATTGCAATAATGAAAAAATGTACGAACACAAATAATGAGCAGACCAGCCCACTTTTATATGTGGGTTCATTttagaatgttttttttttttgttttgaataaAGAAGTGAGTGAACTTTTACTGTAAGGCAGGTATGTTTCTCTGTGGACGGATGGGATAAACGCCTATATTGCTTTATAATGTTATTGTTATGTTGATGTTATATTGAAGAATGAAATATAAAAAAGTTGCTTAGTCCCATTCTTTATAGTTGTCTTTCTCATACTGTGTAAACGAACTTCAAGTCGGAATTGCGTCCTGTACTCAACAGGAAGCATCACAACCACCGCGATGTTGATCTGCAATATTAGTTTAAGAAAGTCGTTGAGTTTTTAACCTAGAGCGATTGGTTTACTTGTATCATGCAAATGTTCAACACTTGGGTGCTTTCTAAGATCATCCTATATGAAAGATGTATGACGTGTGGATAATGAATAACTTGTAGGCTATGCAATATCTTAAGTACAAAAGGTAAGACCTAAAAAGAGAAACGAGCTTAGCACAACACGGGATAGAAACCTAATTTTAAAAGGGGAAAACCCATCACTAAACAATCATAGGCATAGAAGAAATGGGTTCAGATCAAGTGACAAAACTCTTTATGGGTTGGGCTACATAAAAGATCCTTTTCTACTAAAATGGATGTGGGCTTAACTAAAGCTGAATGCAAGTTGAACTCTATAGAATCTAAGCCGCACTACCCTTACCCTCTTAGAGGGTTACAAGGAATTTTTGGCCGGCCCCATATAGATTCAGCTTAGGGGTTTATGAGAGATTGATTGATGGACCTAAGCTAGATAGCTAACCAAAACCAAAACCTATAGACTGAATTCAAACTGCTTCCTGTTTTTTGTACTGATAGAAAGGAAATTAGACCCCAAAGAGTTCTTCTTTACCACTTTTCAGATAGAGGGGGTGATTTACATACAACCGAGGCAAAGATGTTCTTTTAAAGGGcccggggggaggggggggggtggGTTCGAGTTGGCTTGTAGGAGATCTCTTCCATTTTGTCGATTTAATCAACTGTCTTTTAGTATGAGAGTCCTTAGTAGATGTATGCTTTTCGCCCCTTTCTTTTTCCCGTGCTTTTTGTTTCACAGTTTCGTTGCTCTTCTTTTATGTACCTCTCTCGATTGATAAAAAGACACGTTCGGGAGCTGGGAGGGCCTATCGTGATAGGGGACTCTCTTTTCACGGTAGGCGAAGGTAAAGCGGGATCAGCGGCGGGCTTACCTTCCCCCTttaaggtgggggggggggggggggcggaggAGTGATGGAGAACCAGAATGGGGTGAACTATATCTCGATTCCATCCTCTGTTATAAAAGACTAATATATTAAATTCTGAAATCAATATAACAATTACTATAGCTCCTTAAACTAGCTAGCATTATTTCAATATCCCAAATAGAGAGTATTAACTTCTGTTTGCAGTTATTGTAGTTGCAATGTTGAGCTTGAGCCATGTTGTTGATAGCTGATGTTAACCATTGGCTGGTTTCACGTCATGTGTTTCGTGTTATGAATAAGTTGCAAGCATACTCCATCGATGTAACTCTCATGTTGTGAAGTTTCTGTTAGCTTTGGATTTTAGCAATTGATCTTTGCGACTGATTTCTTAAGGAATTGTTGAGGGATTTAAGGTGCATGTCTGTGTGACAGATGATTGCTACTTTAGAATTCCTTTCCATCTAGAAAACTATACAAGTGCTTTGGCTAGAAACTAATTGAATAATTTGCTCTTCAAGGAGCTGCCTTCCcataccttatcatatatatgcGTGGAACCTGATCTTTCTGGGTTCCATTGTCTCGTTTAATCATATATCATTTGTTAGGGAAAATTGTTTGGTTTTAACTAGGGTTATTGCGTTGTTGTAGGACCGGCCATCTACCAAAATCCAGGCAGCCCCTGGTGGTGGATCTTCTCTGGGATATCTCTTTGGTGGTGGCAGCAGTTGATAAAGAATTTCCAATCACCCACGATCCTTTTATTATTTCTTTACCTTGTCTTTCAACTATCTTGTCAACGTAATTGTGAGTATTGCAGAATGTCAGTGTTGTTTTATGTTTGCTACCTGGTGGGTGAGGGAGGTTTTTTAAGCCAAGGATAAGTGGTTCAATTGCACAAAACTTCTGTCTATAATCGCAGTTGACAGACATGATCTACGTTACTCTCGTTGTTGTTATATATGGCTTCTGTTAATTGACTATTAGTCGAAGAGCTCTTTCATTATATTGTAGTTTGAGGTATAGTTGGGGAAGTGAATAGGAATatgctccctccgtcccaattttaGTGTTTGATAGGCACGGAGCTTAAGAAAGTAAGAGACACCTTTGAAAGTTTCGGTAAAAACAAGTCGAGACATTTGTGTGCTATAAATTATTTCAGTAAGGATAAAAATGAGAATTTTGAAGTTAAACCGTTTTAAATTAAAAACTGATTTGTTTGGGGAATGAATAAAAAAAGATACGCCATATAAGTTGGGATTTGGTATCCTAATTTGATCAGGTCATAAGTTTACCAAAATATGCTTATAATATAATGATTCTTGAACTCTTTTCAGTGGAtataacaaaaaagaagaaaataacaaAGAAATTAAGAAAGACGAACCAAAACATAAGAAACATTGGAATCCCTCGATGTAAAATGGACCTCGAAGAAGAACAAAAGAGACTAATGTTGGACCACCACTCGGATTTCTTTCGTTTCATCGATTTTGTCCGGATCCCACCCTGAAAAAAGCCACTTCATTCTGATATATTTTTAAAGCTGAAACCATTCGATTGAAGTAAAGTCCTCAACACCAACATTACTTTGTACTTGCTACCAACTTTCAATAAATCCCTTTGTCATTCTTTGATCTTTCTCAACTACTTGGTCATTGTAATTTATCACAGATCGCGAAAGAATCATCATATGTCCAAAAGATAGATGGTTACGAGTAGATAacattgaatatatatatataaaaaaatcatcattatatatatatatatatagatttttaaAAAATCATCATTGTTACGCTAATTACCTCTCTCGGCAAGATAGCATTTGTGAGGTGTAAGGTCAACCATGAATTGATTACACCAAAGATGTCAAGTACATAAAAGTGAAGTGAAACTGAAACTAATATATTTCCGATAATAACATTGTCACATTCTTTTTGGTGAATTGGAAAAACAAACTAAATAAAGACCTTAAAAACTTACATAAGCAACATAACTTAAGTCTGCTAGGAGAAGAAGCTCCATATCCTTAGTACTTTACTCTAGAGTATCAAGACCTCTTCGTGATCGTGTTCCTTCATTTGCTAGACAATTGGTACACTGGTTTGCCTATGAAACGTGACCTTATTGGCCGTCGACAAATATCGACAATCTTCAATAATAAATCTAAACGGATAATGTTGTTGATGTAAATGGATTCAGCCTAGTCACTGGAATACAAACCAAAGGATGAACTCTAGGAATAGGAAGAGCAATGCCAGGTGCTTCATCCATATCCACTTTACCTACCACTCCACCATGAACCTTCCATTCGAAGCACTGTATCATGGCAGCAAGGCTTGTTTGAACTACATGTAATGCTAATGAAATTCCAGGGCAACCTCTTCTCCCAGTGCCAAATGGTAAAAAGTGATAGTGTTGTCCCCTTACGTCCAATTGGGATTTCGCGTTCCCCTCCCCCTCTTGGGTCAAAAATCTTTCTGGTATAAATTCAAGTGGATTTTTCCAATATTCGGGATCCCTATTAATCGCCCACGTGTTGACTATTAGCCTAGTGTTTTTCGCTACGTGATAACCTCCAATGCAACAATCTTCAGTCGATTGTCTTACGATCATAGGCCCAGCAGGGTTTAGTCGAAGTGTTTCTCTAACAATGGCTTGGAGGTAAGGGAGGTTTGAGATATCCGATTCTTCCACAAGTCGATTCTTACCAATGACAAAATCAATTTCTTGGACAGCTTTTTGCATAATGTTTGGATGGTTGATAAGCTCTGCTAGTGCCCACTCTACTGTAATAGCGGCGTTATCCGTCCCAGCAAGAAACATGTTCTGTAAAATATTAGTTGCAACAGTAACTATTCAAACTATCATAATAATTCTCAGATGGGTCATTTTCTCTTCAACAGGCTGAGACTAATCCTCAAATATTTTATCTATTGTAAAAgaattgatttgattttttttttttttttttttgtgtgttttatgAACTTTCTAAATATTTAACAATAACAGACAAATAAATAATGAAGTTATAATTTAATATTCATGTTAACTTTCGCTTAAAAACTTTTGACAAACAAGTTTCAACATTGTGTTAATACTATTAACTCTCAGAAAATGTAGAGCACCAAAGCATTTGGGGTGGGAGGAAGTACTTAATTTTGTGCCTTTTCTTTTGAAATAAGCATTTTCCTAGTAAGCTACAGACGACTACAACTTATTTACATAAATGTTCCCTTTTTAGGTCAATCACTTAGATTTTGTCTCTATTTTTAAAGTTGTGCAACTATAGTTCTTGGGACAAACAAAATATTAGACTGTCGTTTAACGTCTACGAAATTTAGAATACCGTCTAACGTTTTCGCATGAGGTTTTCAGATTACTCAAAAGAAATCTTTAGACCGTGATCTAAAAGATCTATAAGTTACAAGAGAGATAAAAAAGTCATTTACTAAATAGTTATCCAAAAAGGATCAACGTAACCGACGAAATTATGAGAAACTTACCAGGATGAAAGCTTTGATATTCTCTGGGGTCAATTTCATCTCTGAGCATTCGTCCTCTGATATATCAAGTAGAATATCAAGCAAATCTTTGATCACTACAGTTTCACCCCCATCCTTACTTTGACTATTTCTCTTCCTTCTTGTTTCTTCATGTTCATTTATGATCCTCTCCATCATCTTATCAAATCTGGGTAATTATATTTTTGGATCGCTCAAAAAAATAATAGCTAGCAAATGCATATgatttgtatattaagtataaatatacatataatatgtacgttatatacacaaaatatacatgaatatacatataatatacataatcagtgtataagttttgtatattttggctagcgcccgtaattaatttcggctgaccggccaaaaaaaaaaaaaaaaaaagacctacCTTTTATGTACATCCTTTGTCCTCTTTCCAAACCCTTGCAAATCCAAATTTTTACAAAACCAAATATAATCCGACAAATTAAATTTCCCAGTGAGTTCAGCAATATCGTGAACCAATTTCCTAATACTCCCAGCTTCACGGTTGTCCTCCGAACATCTTTCACTCATTATCATTCTTGAAATAACATTATTAGAAACCCTGAGAAGCTCAGCTTCAATATCTATTGCTTCACCAATTTTCGCTTTTTGTAAGAGTAATTCGATGAAACACTTTATTTCATCGCGTCTTACAGGAAGAAGCATGTCCAATGTTCGTGCACCGAGGAGTTCGTTCATGCATATGTTCTTCATGAACTTCCAATAAAGCCCGTAAGGCGCAAAGGAAAAGTCTTGTGAACCATATGTTAAGTAATCGACCACTGATGTTTGCGGTCTGCTTAGAAAAGTTTGATGAGTTTTGAGTACTTCTTTGGCCATTTGGGGTGATGAAACTACTAGACAAGGGACGGATCCAAGATTTATGTGGATTAAAGGCCCATAACGCGCCGAGAGCCCATGAAGGGCCTGGCGAGGTGTTGGAGATAGGAGGTGTAAGTGACCGATGATCGGTAAACCAAACGGGCTTGGTGGAAGATGACAAGTGGTTCGTTTACGGAACACAACATGTTTAAGAAATAAGGTAGAAAACAGCCCAATAAGGAATAGAATCAAGTAGCCTTGAGTATCCACCATTTTTTGGAAACAAAAATAAAACTGTTTGACGAGAGCTTTTTGGTTGTTAAGTTATAGTAGGATTGAGCAATGCAACATAATTTCCGTGTTGGTTCTGCACCTATTTATACAAGAGTACCAAATCATGTTGGTCGAAActacttttttcttttctttttcccatTCATATTGTGTAATTTTTAGAAACTGTCAACTGCATATACATCCAGCATGTCTTCATCATGATTGTAAAAGTAAAAGTAGAAATCAGGGCCGCCATTGATACATTTTTTTAAGATGAATGAACTGACAAAATTTAATGAGGAATATGACGTTATGCAATTCCATATTACATTACCTCAGCAAGACCATGTCTTGTGAACCTGGACAAAGGATTGCCGAAGAACATgattaattttattaaaaaaagaaagtAATAAAGACACTATAAATAAGTAAAGTAAGGCCTGCAAAAAAATCAAATTATTCTGAATGTCCACTTTCAAAtatgagtccggagcctaaagggtataaaaatacacagtataaaccaaaaggggatgaccaaaaatttatataccaaaagaggtatatcgtgggctgatccacgttataccctaAACTTTTTTTTCACCTGTCAGACGAAAAccgaaaaattaaaataaaataaaattaactgtataacgtggatcagtccacgttataacAATATATATTTGTAAAGTGGACTGTCCACGACTGCAACTTCTTCGTTAGTGAGGCTGACTGTTTTATATTCTATTTTCTAATTCTGAATTCTTCTAAAACTGTTCTACATTACGTATTAGATTGCTAACCACTAGAGCCTTTAGAAAAttgttttaatttaaattaaCTTAAATTACATTAAACAGCTCTTATAATA
Coding sequences:
- the LOC132629319 gene encoding cytochrome P450 93A3-like gives rise to the protein MVDTQGYLILFLIGLFSTLFLKHVVFRKRTTCHLPPSPFGLPIIGHLHLLSPTPRQALHGLSARYGPLIHINLGSVPCLVVSSPQMAKEVLKTHQTFLSRPQTSVVDYLTYGSQDFSFAPYGLYWKFMKNICMNELLGARTLDMLLPVRRDEIKCFIELLLQKAKIGEAIDIEAELLRVSNNVISRMIMSERCSEDNREAGSIRKLVHDIAELTGKFNLSDYIWFCKNLDLQGFGKRTKDVHKRFDKMMERIINEHEETRRKRNSQSKDGGETVVIKDLLDILLDISEDECSEMKLTPENIKAFILNMFLAGTDNAAITVEWALAELINHPNIMQKAVQEIDFVIGKNRLVEESDISNLPYLQAIVRETLRLNPAGPMIVRQSTEDCCIGGYHVAKNTRLIVNTWAINRDPEYWKNPLEFIPERFLTQEGEGNAKSQLDVRGQHYHFLPFGTGRRGCPGISLALHVVQTSLAAMIQCFEWKVHGGVVGKVDMDEAPGIALPIPRVHPLVCIPVTRLNPFTSTTLSV